A window from Chrysemys picta bellii isolate R12L10 chromosome 20, ASM1138683v2, whole genome shotgun sequence encodes these proteins:
- the LOC122172480 gene encoding intelectin-like protein, protein MKQLALLLLLISVTRATPCAESVGTAELKLAIRNLLENWKDTSYSQSYQSDQSYQSYQSLPRSCKEIKATRAGAGDGIYTLRTENGETYQTFCDMTTKGGGWTLVASVHENNAYGKCTNGDRWSSQQGNNVNYPEGDGNWANYNTFGSAVGSTSDDYKNPGYYDLQAQDLSVWHVTNKTPLKEWKNKSILRYHTETNFLSSEGGNLLKLYQKYPVKYGTGVCKTDNGPAVPIIYDYGDAQQTANYYSPDARNEYVPGYIQFRVFNAEKAPMALCAGLKVTGCNTEHYCIGGGGFFPEGNPIQCGDFPAFDWNGYGTHQHWSVSKEMIESAVLLFYR, encoded by the exons ATGAAGCAACTcgctctcctgctgctcctcatCTCAGTGACCAGGGCGACCCCTTGCG CTGAGAGTGTGGGTACTGCTGAACTGAAACTCGCCATCCGTAACCTGCTGGAGAACTGGAAAGACACGTCCTACTCCCAGAGCTACCAGAGTGACCAGAGCTACCAGAGCTACCAGAGCCTGCCCCGCAGCTGCAAGGAAATTAAAGCCACCCGGGCCGGGGCTGGAG ATGGGATTTACACCCTGCGCACCGAGAACGGCGAGACCTACCAGACCTTCTGCGACATGACCACCAAGGGGGGCGGCTGGACCCTGGTGGCCAGCGTGCACGAGAACAACGCCTACGGCAAGTGCACCAATGGCGATCGCTGGTCCAGCCAGCAGGGGAACAATGTCAACTACCCAGAGGGAGACGGCAACTGGGCCAATTACAACACCTTCGGCTCTGCGGTGGGCTCCACCAGCGATGACTACAAG AACCCTGGTTATTACGATCTCCAAGCCCAGGACCTGTCCGTGTGGCACGTAACCAACAAGACGCCGCTGAAGGAATGGAAGAACAAGTCCATCCTGAGGTACCACACCGAGACCAACTTCCTGTCCTCAGAAGGGGGGAACCTCCTCAAACTCTACCAG AAATACCCAGTGAAATATGGCACCGGCGTCTGCAAGACTGACAATGGCCCCGCCGTGCCCATCATCTACGACTATGGCGATGCCCAGCAAACCGCCAACTATTACTCTCCAGATGCCCGAA ATGAATATGTTCCTGGCTACATCCAGTTCCGCGTCTTTAATGCTGAGAAGGCGCCCATggctctgtgtgctgggctgAAAGTCACCGGCTGTAACACCGAGCAT TACTGCATAGGTGGAGGAGGGTTCTTCCCAGAAGGGAACCCAATTCAGTGCGGCGATTTCCCTGCCTTTGACTGGAATGGCTACGGAACCCATCAGCACTGGAGCGTATCCAAGGAGATGATTGAATCCGCAGTGCTGCTGTTCTACCGCTGA